AGGCCATGCCCAGCGCTGCACAGAGTTCGTCCAGTGTTGGCGGATACGGAAATTTGCCGGGGTTGTCGCGCAGAAAATCAAGGATTTGCCGCTGTCGTCGGGTTAATTGATTCATCGTCGCTGCTCTTTTTTATTTTTTGTCAGCTTATCAAAAACAGCCTGAAATACCAGCAAAAAGAGAACAAGAAGAGAACAAAAATATCAATCTTTTTTGAGTGCATTATGGATCAAGTACTTATTGGCATATTTTCTATAGATCTGTGGCGTTTGGTCCGCATGCAGTGCCGTGTAATTGTCGTCGGCTTCGATCAACAAATCCGGCGATACTCATGATTAGTATGCAAGAAGGGCCGCATTGATTATCAACAGGCCCGTCCTGATGAATTCGTGCCGCTGTTAAAAAGGCAGGCTAAACAGGCAATCTTGCTTTCTATTCGTCGGCATCATCAGCAAGCTCTTTATCCATATCGCAGCGCGCCGCGGTGACAGCTTCGCGCAGCCGCAACAGAGCCGATTCAAGCGTCGCGATATCTTCCGGTGAATAATCGTTGAATATCCGGTAGATGAATTCCAGGTGTTCGGGATAAGCGCGCTTGAACAAGGCCACGCCAGCCGCCGTCAGCCGCACGATCTGGCTGCGGCCGTCCGTTTTGGAGGCCATGCGATGGACCAGCCCTTTATCCTCGAGACGGTTGATGATGCCCGTCAAAGTGCCTTTGGTAATGATGGTTTTTTCGCCCAGCTGTTTGAAGGTCATGCCGGCCGTATTGCCCAGGGTCAGGATGATATCGAACTGGGGCAGCGTCAGATCC
This is a stretch of genomic DNA from Methylobacter sp. YRD-M1. It encodes these proteins:
- a CDS encoding MarR family winged helix-turn-helix transcriptional regulator translates to MNSPSTFPSVLRELARTHQTFLAYAACHVHTLDLTLPQFDIILTLGNTAGMTFKQLGEKTIITKGTLTGIINRLEDKGLVHRMASKTDGRSQIVRLTAAGVALFKRAYPEHLEFIYRIFNDYSPEDIATLESALLRLREAVTAARCDMDKELADDADE